The DNA window GCGGTCTTGGGGAAGGGAATCACCTCGCGCAGGGAATCCGCGCCCGCCAGGATCATCACGATCCGGTCCAGACCCAGAGCGATTCCGCCGTGGGGCGGCGTGCCGTAGGTCAGCGCCTCAAGAAAAAATCCAAACCGCGCCTGCGCCTCTTCCGGCGTCATGCCCAGCGCCTTGAAAATTTTCTGCTGGATGTCCTGCCGGTGAATACGGATCGAGCCGCTGCCCAACTCGGTGCCGTTGAGCACCACGTCGTACGCCAGCGCGCGCACCGACGCCGGATCGCTCTCCAGCTTGTCCATGTCCTGCTCGTGCGGCGAAGTGAAGGGATGATGCGCCGCGGCCCAGCGCTGGCCATCCTCGTCCCACTCGAACATGGGAAAATCGGTCACCCACAGGAACTGGTACGACGCGGCATCGTTGCGCGCGCCGGCGTACGCCTTGTGCCGCTCGGCATATTTCTGCCCCAGCGCCAGGCGCAGCGCGCCCGCCGCCGTGTACACCGGACGATCGTGCTGCTTGACCTCCGGTTTCACTCCGCCTTCGGACTTGTGCTCCGCCGGGCGCTCCGGACCCGCGACCAGCACGATCAAGTCATCCGCCACGGCCTCGGCGATGTGCCGCACTTTCTCCAGCGCCTCCGGCCACGATTTTTCCAGGCGCTTGAAATCCTCGAAAACCTTGGCCTCGGAGCGCTGGCCGAACAGTGGCTTGATTTCGTCGCGCTCTTTGCGGGAAAGCTCGCCTACCTTGGGAATGCGGATTGCCATCACCGGCGCGTCCGCCGCGACCTTCAATTGCGCGATCATCTCCGCCGGCAGCGCGTGGCCCACCTCGTACATCGGCGGCAGGCGCAGGTCGGGCTTGTCCGTGCCGTAGAAGCGGATCGCCTGGTCGTAGGTCATCTGCGGAAACGGCGTCGGGATCGTGACGCCCGCCGCCGCGAACGCCGCCTTCAGGAATCCCTCGGTGACCTCGAACACCCGCTCCTGCTGCGGGAAGCTCATCTCCAAATCGATCTGCGTGAACTCCAGTTGGCGGTCGGCGCGTAGATCTTCGTCGCGGAAGCAGCGCACGATCTGGAAATACTGGTCGAAGCCCGAGATCATCAGGATCTGCTTGAACAACTGCGGCGACTGCGGCAGGGCATAGAAGCTGCCGGGTTGCACCCGGCTGGGGACCAGGAAATCGCGCGCGCCTTCGGGGGTGGAGCGCGTCAGGAACGGCGTTTCGATTTCCAGGAAACCTCGTGAGGCGAGATATTGCCGGATCGCCGCCGCGACATTGTGCCGCAGCTCGATGTTGGCCTGCATGGCCGCGCGCCGCAGGTCAATGTAGCGGTACTTGAGCCGC is part of the Terriglobia bacterium genome and encodes:
- the aspS gene encoding aspartate--tRNA ligase produces the protein MLDFLGDLRRTHTCGALRAGDAGLRAVLMGWVNRRRDLGNLIFIDVRDRTGITQVVFDRERSPGLHDKAASLRSEFVIAVIGKVEQRDPGTVNRNIGTGEIEVVAEDLLLLNESKTPPFLPSEPTLPNEEVRLKYRYIDLRRAAMQANIELRHNVAAAIRQYLASRGFLEIETPFLTRSTPEGARDFLVPSRVQPGSFYALPQSPQLFKQILMISGFDQYFQIVRCFRDEDLRADRQLEFTQIDLEMSFPQQERVFEVTEGFLKAAFAAAGVTIPTPFPQMTYDQAIRFYGTDKPDLRLPPMYEVGHALPAEMIAQLKVAADAPVMAIRIPKVGELSRKERDEIKPLFGQRSEAKVFEDFKRLEKSWPEALEKVRHIAEAVADDLIVLVAGPERPAEHKSEGGVKPEVKQHDRPVYTAAGALRLALGQKYAERHKAYAGARNDAASYQFLWVTDFPMFEWDEDGQRWAAAHHPFTSPHEQDMDKLESDPASVRALAYDVVLNGTELGSGSIRIHRQDIQQKIFKALGMTPEEAQARFGFFLEALTYGTPPHGGIALGLDRIVMILAGADSLREVIPFPKTARAVDLMMDAPTPVSNQQLRELSIEVKAKKESAGE